gcaaatcaaaatcacaacgaGATATCATCGCACAAGTGTCAGGATGGCTGCTATCAAAAACAAAAGACCAGTGTTGTCTAGGATATGGAAAATTCAGAACCTTTGTGCATTGTCGCTGGGAATGCTAAATGGTGcggctgctatggaaaacagcacgGAGGttcttcacaaaattaaaaattgaaccaGTATATGATCCACTAATCCTGCTTTAGAATATTtatgcaaaagaattgaaatcaagatttCAAAAAGGTATTAGCATTCCAATGTTCCTTGCagaactattcacaatagtcaagatgtggaaacaacctgagtgtccatggatatataaatggataaagaaaatgtggtatacacatacaatagaataaaggttagctttaaaaaagaaggaaattctacaaCATGTGACCACATTGATGAACCTTAACGAccttatcctaagtgaaataggccagtcacagaaagacaaacttcatgactccacttacatgaggtatctaaaataatcaaatacaCACAATCAAAGAGTGAAATGATAGTGGCCAGGGGCTcgcagagggagaaatggagaattaCAAATCAATGGGCATAAaatttcagttaagcaagatgaataagttctagagatctgctgtaaaAAATTCTGTCTGTAGTCAACAATACtgcattgtacacttaaaaatctctTAAGAGGCTAGGACTCATGTTAGTGTTCTTGCcacaataaagtaaaattttaaaaagaaacattagtACATTATGATCACTAAAATCCAAACTTTATTTGTATTCCATGAGTTTTTTCCACTGCCCTTATTCTTTCCTGGGACCCTATCCAGGCTACCACATTGTATTTAGTTGTCCtgtctccccagcctcctccagtaTTTGACAATTTTTCACTCTTCTCTTGACTTTGACAGTCCTAAGGTGTGCTGGCTAGTAAGCCTGTAGAATACTTCCAAATATGGGTTTACCTGATGATTTTCTCACATTAAACTGAGATTATGGATTGTGTGGGAAGAATATCACACAGGTCAGATCTTTCTCATCACATCGTACCACAGGAGGTAAATGATATCCACATTGTATCATTGGTGATGGTCATATTCGTCCTTTGCTTAAGGTAGCATTGGCCAAGCTTCTCCACTCTAAACTTCAATGTGGAATTTGAAAGGTAGTTGAGTTAATAACAGCTAATTCTGGATTGTCCctttttttctcagttaaaactcaaaccatttacattttctttaatcaatttgtattatttcaataatttaataTCTACAAGCAATTAATGGAATAGATGTGAAGACGTAATTATCCCTAATGATTTAGAAGAAAATGCATCTACCATAATGACACAAGAGACAGTGTTTCTACTAACTGTATGATTCATGGCCCACCGAGGATTACTTCAGTTATAATTTTCTATAGTTTATAACTCCACTGTCATAGAGACATACATAAGTGGCAGAGTTTGTACTATGATTTCAGCTTTTTCTGTGTATTCTCTGAGATTTCCTATGTCTTGAAAGTACAATGCCATTTTACTGGCATACTCATTAAAATATACTGCCACTTTTGTTACGAACTTCAAGCCTGTTGCTATCTTACAGAATGTTTGATTACTGAGAAGAAAAATGCCTGAGGTTCATTAATGATCAAAAGATATCAAGATCTCTGGTTTCAGGTCAATTCATTTATCTTTTGGTATCTTTCCCTTTAGGTGGAAAATATGGAGCTACAGCTCATGTAGATTATTCCAAAAATTATAAATGACTCTTCTTATGCTCAGAtacttattttttggtgaggaagattggccctgagctaacatctgttgccaatcttcttctttttgcttgaggaagtttgtcactgacctaacatgtgtgccaatcttcctctatttagtatgtgagatgctgccgcAGCCTTGCTTAATAAGTGACATTtaggtctccacccaggatccaaatccacaaaccttgggctgctgaagcagagtgcacaaacttaaccactatgccactgggctggccccatggtcagAGACATTTTAATTGTCACTAACAGGGCAATGAAGTGTTTCTGATAATTAAATTTTGTATCACAGAAACTGGCAGCAGTGAGCAATAGTGAAGTCACAgaaaatttatgggatataggTTGATTTTTGAAATGTTATAGGCCTAGTTTCAATTTGAGTACAAACCTAATCCTAATCTATTGATTTTCaccaaaattatttgaaattgctAGAGTTCGAGGACCAAGTCTTTTCCTGagtatctttttgttattgaccTAGGAAGTTTGCCAATAAGCCAGAGCAGGAATAGTAATCTCTTTAATATGCAAGGATTTTCCTAATACATTCAAATGTTGAAGGAGACTTACTTATTAAAATAGACTGAACAATAGTGGATATTTACAGTGTATCCGACAAGTCCCATTTGCTACTGGAAAAAAGATGCTGATGATAGATGCTTTATATCCGGGGTTGCTTGTAGCACATGTAAAAGTAGGTGATCATGGAGCTAAGTCTGGAGGCTGACACTTGCTCCAGACAAAGCTAAGAGGATGGGACAGATCATTCATCTAATTCCACTGCACCCTCATGTCTACATCTTGGGGCCCTTCATTTTATGGTCTCACTGCTCTCACTTCCTTATCGTCTCCAAGTTTGCCTCCTCATAAGAGAGGGCTTACCTCTCAGAGGGGTtaagaaaatgtgttattttcattGGATTGTAGAACATATTTTGTATCGAACTATTGTTGGTGAATATAAGACacttctcaaaaaaaatatatacagtttatatatttaaatatatgcgtataatttttaaaacatatatcaaAATAGATGACCTAAAAGCACATTAATAAAtagttaatgaaaatataattaaataactttaataaaataataaatgttatgcAAAATGTCAATAAAAGAGCCACAAAATTACCCCAGGAGGCAGTGTACCATTAATGGAGGTTTTGGTGGAGGCCATATAATCATTTCATGGATGAAATTATCTTCAATTCTCAAGCAtcatgtggaaggcacaaacaggatgcattttaagatttattccaaCTCCTAAATTCTATGGGTATTTCGTTCTGTATTATGTCTAGAAAATgtcaaacacataaaaataattaatactaaGATTTATGTGGCACCACTTGCAATACCAAGTGATCTCCTTGATCCTTAGTGTGATTCTTAGAACCATAACAAGGTGCTCTGTGCTTCTGTTCTGCCTCTctaagttttgggttttttaataatttctttcacgctctaaatttatatttcaattctATATTAATAATACTAACAAGAGCTGAATTTTAAACAATAGGATTATTACTATACATTTTCTATAACAATGATTCTCGTAATTTAGCATGCATCAAAATCCAAAATCACCTCGAGGGGTGGTTAAATCACAAACTGTGGTCCCCATACTAGAGTTTTTGATTCAGGAAGTTGGTGATGTGGCTAGAGAATTTGCACCCCTAACAAATTGTCAGGTGTTCTTGCTGCTGGTTGGGAACTatactttgagaatcactgttctgtACAAACTTCACAGACAAATAGGAAgcctctttcttctgtttcttcctgtatTCAGCTGTATTTTTAGGAATGACTTTTGATTCTTTACTCAACAGGAATCGTGATGTTATCCAAAGGAAATCAAAGTATCATACCTACTTTTATTCTCCTGGGCTTTTCAGAATATCCAGAACTCCAGATTCCACTCTTCCTGGTTTTCTTGTCTACCTACACAGTCACTGTCGTGGGGAATTTAGGCATGATAATAATCATCAAGATCAATCCAAAACTCCACAcgatcatgtatttttttcttagtcactTGTCCTTTGTAGATTTCTGTTATTCTACCATAGTTACACCTAAACTGTTGGAGAACTTGATTGCAGAAGACAGAACCATCCCTTTCTCTGGTTGCATTCTAcaattttgttttgcttgcaTATTTGCTGTAACAGAAACGTTCATGTTAGCAGCGATGGCCTATGATCGTTTTGTGGCAGTTTGTAACCCCTTACTCTATACCACTATTATGTCCCAGAAGCTTTGTGTGCTTCTGGTGGCTGGGTCTTACTCATGGGGTATAGTGTGTACCCTGACACTCACATATTTTCTTCTTGCATTATCCTATTGTGAGTCTAGcatcataaataattttatctgtGACTACTCTGTAATTGTTTCTgtctcctgctcagatccccaTATCAGCCAGATGCTGTGTTTTATTATTGCCATATTTAATGAGGGGAGCAGTCTGATGATTATTCTGCTGTCCTATATACTCATTTTTATCACTGTTATGAGGGTGCCTTCTGCAAGTGGGCGCCAGAAAACtttctccacctgtgcctcccaTCTGACAGCCATCACCATCTTCCATGGAAccattcttttcctttactgTATCCCTAATCCTAAAACTTCTTGGCTCGTAGTTAAAGTGGCTTCTGTGTTTTACACAGTGGTGATTCCTATGCTGAATCCTTTGATCTACAGCCTTAGgaacaaagatgtgaaagacacaTTCAGAAAATTAGTGGTCACAAAATTGCTTTGTCACTCAATATAATATTGTtagattcattattttatttctgaaaaatttgaTTTGCTATGCTACAGATTGTTCAACTCTTATAGTGCAATTGATAATTCCaactattcattcaacaagctaTTAGTTAATATATCTGTGGCAGCACATTTTATGAGTATGAATTTTTGCATTCCTTAATTATTAGTGAAATAGCTCTAAACCATGTGCAaaccaaaattttagaaaataaaatttgtgaactatattttgtaataattataaaatatttttcaatgcttTATCATATAGTGTAATTATAGATGTGTGTTTCCTAAGTACAACTAATTCTCAGTTCATCAAGTATGTGCAGATCTAGAATAGTTCCTTTGAATTGTAATCAGGAAGCTCATACTTCAGAGATGGCTTTAATAAATGCTTAAGCTCACTGTATCTTGTACAGTAACCAATCGCTTGTTTTTTATCGTATGGAATGGCAGAAACTCACTTTTATTCATGAAAATTATAGCTTGCTGACTagtaagtaaaattaaatattgctCTATGTTCCCTAAATTCATACTTTAttccaaaaaaaaagtaataaaggcAGTAGGATATTAGAGTAATAGAGTCCCAAAAAGGGCTCAAGCATATGTGGTCATCTAAATTTCCATGATAATCCAATGCCAATATAGTTCAATGGAGAGATAATTTTCAGCAAATAGTGCTGAgataattggatatccatatggatAAATGAGCCTTAACTTTTACCGCACATCATACACAACTATTAACTTGAATTAGAGGAACTGGATCATAGTCCTAAACATAAAAATCAAACTACAAAATTTTAGTACAAAACAGAACAATATTCTGGAGCTTGTGGCAGGAATTTTTTTAGatgaaacacagaaaggatggaCCATCCAAAAATTGATAAGGGCCtgcccctgtggccgagtggttacagTTCCATGTACtccgcttaggcagcctgggtttgctggttcagatcccagtcagggacctactccacttaccAGTCACGCTGTGGAgctgtcccacatacagaaaaatagaggaagattggcacagatgccagctcagggctaatcttcttcaagaaaattattttttaaatgataaaagaaactTCATTAATGTTAAAAACTCATGGTAAAAGTTTCCTAATGgtgaaagacaccattaagaaaatgaaaatgtaagccACAGActgtttgtaaatatttgcaGTATACGTGTTTGACAGAAAATTTGTCTGTAGAACACATGAAAAACTGTTTATACtcaaaacaagaagacaaacaatCTCCTTAAAGAATCAGTGAAATATTTTAGCACTTGACAAAACGAGATATACAAATCAtctataaacacataaaaagatactaaacatcattagtcatcaatgaagttctttttaaaaccacagtaagaCACCATTGCATACTAGCTAAATCGCTAAAATGAATACGACTGAAATACCAAATACTGGTGAAAATGTGGAGCAAGCGGAATGCTCATACATTTCAGATGGTAGTAAAAGGTAAAATGACTTTGAAAACAGTTTAGCTATATTTTATGAAGTTGTACAAACATTtcccatacaactcaacaattcCTTTCCTAGATGTTCACCCATGAGAAATGAAATCCAATATTTTAACTTAGGAGAAAATTGTTCTTCTGGCATATGCAGTAATATAGGAAAGAGAAAAGTGTAAGGAGAGTGATGCATGTGGGTATTTTTGTCCTTGTATGAGCTTTTTGGACTTTGTtcctttaaaaagtgattttcctaagggctggcctggtggagcagtggttaagttcacacattctgctttggcagcccggggttcgctggtttggatcttgggtgcggacacggtaccacttggcacgccataccgtgggaggtgtcccacatataaagtggaggaagatgggcatggatgttagctcagggccagtcttcctcaaaaaaaactgaaacaaaccaacaaacaaaaaaaaaacaaaaagtggttTTCCTAGAAGAGGTGGATTCTCATCCATGAAGAGCTGTTTCCATAGACCTATCAAGGATAAATAGGAAATGGCAGAAGTGATATGGAAAGATCTTGTCTCTTAACATAGAgaagtatttatatatacacacaagctTATATAAACTTACACATAgccaaataaattatggtacaataTACATATACTTGTTAATGCATGCAGATATTCTCCTGCATTGTGACTGATGGCATTCTCATAATATTTATGTTACTAAGCCTTTGAGAATTGTAGTAATGAGGTATAATTGTCCTCTTATGTAATTGTCCCTTTGAGATTCAAGGTGAGAATTCAGTTTGTCCATAAAAAAATGGATTTCAAATTGCTGTTAATTCTGAGAAAAACAGACCCCGTATATGTGAGTCATTGTCtggtcaggaaaagaaaacagctattcttggtttttaaaagagagaaattagaaTGGTGACTTGTCTTAAATGTACTGGAAGGATTGCTGggataaaaaggaggaaatagatCTTAAAGAGATTAGTAAAGAAGCCATTAAAATCAGCAGGCTAGAGGAAAACGTTTTCTCATGACTCAGCCATCCTATGGTCTTCTGTGGTCCTTGACTTGGCTGGGGTTTTGATTGAGACCTGACAGATGTGTGTCTCCCTCAGATCTGAAAGGTTGTTAATGATTGAGCTCTACCCTCTGAAGTTTGAGTTTAACGCACTCTCCTGCTACCCCATGCAGCTTAATAGCTAGACGAATATCGTGAGGGAGAGATGGTCAAGCTTTTTCGGAAGGTCTTGATTctctatttagattttttttcctaagcacCATGACATTTCTGTAGGACATTTGATTCTGCCTTTCTGGTTCAGATTCCCAACCCCCCATGCTTCCTAGAATAAAGCAAATGCCCTGGTGGAAAAACTGGTCatgtctttttggtttctttagttttcaatttATCAATAAATTCTTGTGTGTCCACAAAGCACTGCtggattctttgttttctcagtAATGTCCCTCTGCAAGTGCCAAACCTGAAACTCAGCCTGTTCCCAGAATCAGACAATGTGTACCGTGAAGGAAACAGCTGGTGACTGCCAGCTCACCAAGGAAGGCCTCTTTCCACTCTGAAATTTTAATAATCTAGTCCTAattgcttctatttttctctgtaaaaaataatttttgcagttaattttttaaacaaagttattTCATGGAATTGTTGGTCTGCAGTGATCTTCCCTAACCTACCTGAAGCAGAAGACCATGACAGACTCTTCAATGAACAATGGAAGGCAGAAGACAACGAGTGAAGGAAATAACTGTAGAACTATGATCCTGTGCCTAAGAATTATTCTTTAAAGATATAGAGGGAACAAAgtattttcagacaaaaaaagtgaaaggaataTCTTCAGTGcatttacagtaaaaaaaaatcttaaggaGACTTCTTCATGCAGAAGGAAACCagatggatcttggagaatgactgTAGACTATGGAAAACTCAACCAAATAGTAGCCCTTGAAGAGATGCATGTGGCTTATGGAATATAGTATTCTATCATTTAATTGGCAAGTGTATTATTTTAGTTtgccttttaattaaaaaaaaataaacaattcacatTTCCATGGGATGgataaaagtatttctttaaagtttttcttaGGGCCATGTTAACTCTACAGCTGTCTGTCATGGTATAGTTTGAAGAAATCTCTACCACCGGAACAAGCCACAGAACAGCACACCAGTACATTACATTGATAGCATCATACTAACCAACAAGATAAACAAGAGGGGGCTAACATGCTGAAGGCTTTagtaagaaacaaaggaaagatgagATTCAGGGAACTGCCACTTGGATGATGTGTTTAGTCTTACAGTAATCAGAAACATTCCAGGGTACCCTCCCCCAAATAAAAGACAAGTTATTGCATCTTCTGTCCCCTACCAGAAGTGAGAAAGCACAGCTCTTAGAAGACGTCTTTGAAGATTTTAGAGGCAACACATTCCTCTAAATACTGCTCTGACTCTTATACTGAGCTTGATAAACAACCCTGAAGGTAATTGATTACCACTTCCTGGTGTATATAATGTTGTATAATCTCCTCCCTTTGTGTGCAGGTGaggcctgtgacttgcttctaagtAATACAATACGTCAAAGGTAATGGGATGTCACTCCCTTGGTTAAGTGATGTTATATAGCAAGATGAAGAATTGTGCACTTGTAATTAAATTCCAAAATCTGTTCATTTTTAGTTAATCAAATGTCAGTTTATCCTGGGTGGGCTTGGTTTAACTAGTGAAAGCCACTAAAAGAAAGACAGGGCCCTCCCTGAAGTTTTTTCCCTGTTGAGCTTCTTATCAAAGCACAACTCTGACTGACACCTGAATTGCAACCTGATGACACACTGGAGAGTCCAGAAACCTAGTTAAGTGGTGCCTGGACTGCTGCCTTGTAGAAACTGTGATATAAAAATGTGCATTCGTTTAAGGCACTTGGTAGGTGGTAATTTATTATGGAGCATAGAAAACTCATATAGCAGGTGACACAGAAGGTTGCTAGCTTTGAGTGACTCTGGGTCAGAAATTGGCTCCAGAGCTGGTCCAGGGTGCAGAGGTCAGTGATAGGAAGCAGATGCAGCGTGAAACTCATGCCACTCACAGTGTAGTAATACAGATCCATCAGTTTCTGGAGCAAAGCCATGTTATCTACAAAAAGTAATTTTGTGCCTTGCGATAATTAGCCACTGTTGTGTTAAGGGTTTCTGCTAGAGTCTGGAAAGGGTTAATCATGTTGTCTGGGACCAGGGAATGCATAAGTGGATCTAATTGAGTGATATCTGGGCATGGTGGGACGAATAGGTTGTTTGACACCCAGTGATTTTAGAGAGTTAAATGTGCTTCTAaaatacatttgtcatttttaagatGGTATAGATTAATTCTGTTAATATAAGCTTGGAAAAGTTGACTACCCATATTTGGAATAAATGCAAATTAGTTCCAAGGAAGCAAATCAATGTTTCCAAGGAAAATAGTGATcattttatgttaaatgaaaaagacagagtCCAAGTTATGTTGTTTATACATTTCAGGACACATATATTATgcaaagaaaaaggcagacaaatgaaacagcaaatattaacagtggtTCTCTCTGAATGGTTGTATTTTAGCTGATTCATCTTTACCTTTGCTGTTTACTGTAATCACCATGCTTTCTAAGTCAATTTGTATATTGCCtacaattaatattttagaagaaattctTGAGGTGGCCTTGATGAAGTATTGTCTCCAGCAATTTAGAAGAAATTACCTTCTTGTAAAATCCAAGATAGGAGTGCATTCAATCTAATTTCTAAGTTTgtgatataaaaagaaatagttcAGCAAAGATTCTCCAGGATCTAAATCCCTGAGGTCATGGAGGCATACATAAACCCAACAGTTTGCTCCTAGGAGTCAGATTTAGcttccaaatctctctctctctctctctctctctacctctctgcctttttctgagtttttctggattttaagaaatatattcacatcacattaaatacaatttattgTAGACTCCTGCTATATTTACAAACttcttaatattttcaataaCGTTTGAATTCTGAGTGGGAACCTCCTCGGTGACTATTAACACTAGGAACAGGATCTTCAGGTGAGTTGGTTTCAGGTTGGGCGACCCGTCTTGTGTTATCTTGCACTTACATGGGGGACATTGAAGTCCTGCAACTTTTGAGGCAGGGAAGACTGTTAGTCTAAATGCCATAACGTCTCCTGAGTCCATCTTCCTAAAGTCTCATATCAATGAGTTTTGatctcttcccccttccctgtGGTATCATCCTGATTTTTGCTTTGAGGATATTCACCACGTGCCTAGCATAGCACAGTCACATTGAAAGTTTTTAAAGGAACAGTGTTAAATCTGAGAATGTCCTTAACATCTCAAAATCTTGtagaaaggagataaaataatatgtgtaaagtaATGGTGAACATAATAGATCATGAAATTTTGATTTCCTGAGTAATGTCTGTAGGTCTACCAAGAAAGTGGAAAATATTGCTGGAGTGAAAAGAGAAAGTTTCTTCACAATAGTGATTTTCATTTAAAGCTTTAGATATTGTAACTGCTGCATCAGTATACTAGAAAAGGAGGATGCTCctgataaaagaagagaaaaatcaaataagcCAAGGAATAAATGAGCAAGTGTTGTTCATTATAAGCTGAGAATATGGGCATGATTGAAGAAGCTTGAGCACTAGGGAACAGCTAGTGTGAGGGTTTAGGTGAAACTTAGCAGAGACATTTAGAATTAGCTGATATGCAGAAGCCAAAGTTTTCAGAACCAATGACTGTCATAATAACcacagaaatcaagagaagaagCTGATGTTCTCACTGTGCAAGCTAGCAGCACTGCAGGGAAGTTGGCTGTTCCTCAGCTACCGTAATCCACCTGAGTGTGATTGCAGCTTGCTAAATATCCCACAGGCACCAATCTGAGATGAGAAAAGGAGGACAAGAGAGTCATATAATAATGAGAAAGCAAGGGAAAAACAGACAATTTATTGAAGGACAGTAAGGGGTGAATTAAGACAAACAGGGCCAAGAGGAGATCCAGGAAAGAGCTGAGACACCCTTTAATGTCCCAGACTGTACCCACTTCTTCATTACTGCCCACTTTggcctttgttctatttcttagatttttttttcagattttttaaatatttttcctttttctccccaaagccccccagtacatagttgtatattcttagttgtgggtccttctagttgtggcatgtgggatgctgcctcagcgtggcttgatgagcagtgccatgtccgcgcccaggattcgaactgacgaaacactaggccgcctgcagtggagcgtgcgaacttaaccactcggccacggggtcggcccctatttcttagatatttaaaataatataagggtttaaaaataataccaattatTCATAGCACTAAGAATTAAAAAGGGTGAGGGTGGAGAAAACTACATCTCCCAGACTCTACAATTGTCAGACTCTATGCTAAGTATATTAACATCGTTTCCTATTTTAAAACTTACAcaccaatgaaatatgtattatcATGTCATTATTGCTGATAAAAATGTTGAGACTCAGAAAATACAATTAATTCACCAGAGATAACACAGTAAATGACAAAGCCTGGAATTGAATTTAAATCTATGGTTCCAAGCCATGCTTCTTTCATTATGCTGGTCTGTCATTAGCTCTTTGTCACTTTCCTGCCCGTTCTCTTTTCTACATGTAGGAAATACATTTTCATGTGTGTCAAAAATAGCATTTAGCTGTGAAGGAGATAATAGTTTCTTTGTACATTGACTTGATCAGACAAAACTAAAATGGTGTCTTCATCTATGGGAGTAGTTCTTATAGTATCTTATTAACCTGAACATTTCAGAAAGGTGCTTGTTATTGATACGTTATTATTATAAacttatcttttaaaacattattaaatgaTTAAAGATACATCTGTGGTTATGAACTACTGTAGAATACagatgcttttgttttctcaaagtAACATCTATAAATATAACAAAGATTTCATGACTCAAAATAAGATAATCACATACGTAGCTTTAATCAAAACCAATGTTTATATCACCAGAAATTTGGAGGGTGACTATGTAACCATTGACGTTTAGCACATTATCTAGCAAGAATATAGAAAACATGTTAGGGAATATGGAAGGCTGTAGAAAATATAGAAGGATTGAGCAAACCACATTATAAGTTGCTCTCCATATCAGATATTTTAAGTATTTAGTGTTATAATATGCCTAGTAAAGCTAACagattaaaatgtaataatagaAAGTTAAAAGATAATAATCAAGGAATCTAGATGAGTATATTGAGAGCATCAGTGACACTAAGTGAGATAACACTTTAgtaggaaagaaaacacaggagagagGGAATAGCATGTCATAAATGCAACTTGCTCATTTCACCAGGTCACTACAGTGTTTTTAGAACCTTAGGGCAATTACTGTAGCATCAGCGTAAATCAATGGAAAGCCTGAAGATATACAGGGCTATATTTCCTTCAATGtccatatattttttcaaaacttgAAAATTCTTTTGGTGACTCATAAATGCTGCCTTTCCTATGATCCTCAATTTGAATATCATAACTCTAGAAGTATGATCACTTCTAATGCTTTACTACTCCTGATCCTTCCTTTATAAATTTCAGTGCTTAAATTATATTCATTGTTATGTTAGCGCTATTTCAAAAAAAACACAGGTCCTCAGAACGATGGAACTGTGAAAGACAGATGTTTTTCTACAACAATGTAGAATACTTTTCTGTCTAATCATAAACTTAATTCAAATTCTGGCACTTAGATCGACTTCAAAACCCAACTCATCACTAACAAGCTGTGTAACCTCTAACAAGTTCCTTAACTTacatatgcctcagtttccttatgtaaAATACGGGGCTACCTGTTTTACAATTCATAGTGGTATTTGAAGattgaaattaatatatttgaatcttttagcacaatgcctgccacatagtaaatgttataaaaatttactatcatcattaatatttttattatcattatttcagaTATTCTTCAACAACAATCATGTTGTTAGCTGAAGGAAATCAGAGTACTGGAGCCACGTTAACCCTCTTGGGCTTCTCAGAATATCCAGATGTTCAGGTGCCCTATTCCTGGCATTCTTGACCACCTACACAGTCACTTTGGTGGGGAACCTCAGCATGATCATGATCATCAGGATCAGTCCTAAACTCAACATccccatatatttttttctcagtcacTTGTCCTTTGTTGATTTCTGTTATTCCATTATAGTTACACTCAAACTGTTAGAGAAGTTGGTTGTGGAAGACAGAACCATTTCTTTCATAGGATGCATCATGCAATTCTTCTTGGCTTGTATATCTGCAGTGGCAGAAACATTCATCTTGGCAGTGATGGCCTGTGACCACTTTGTGGCCAT
This sequence is a window from Equus caballus isolate H_3958 breed thoroughbred chromosome 12, TB-T2T, whole genome shotgun sequence. Protein-coding genes within it:
- the LOC138916600 gene encoding olfactory receptor 5D13-like; the encoded protein is MLSKGNQSIIPTFILLGFSEYPELQIPLFLVFLSTYTVTVVGNLGMIIIIKINPKLHTIMYFFLSHLSFVDFCYSTIVTPKLLENLIAEDRTIPFSGCILQFCFACIFAVTETFMLAAMAYDRFVAVCNPLLYTTIMSQKLCVLLVAGSYSWGIVCTLTLTYFLLALSYCESSIINNFICDYSVIVSVSCSDPHISQMLCFIIAIFNEGSSLMIILLSYILIFITVMRVPSASGRQKTFSTCASHLTAITIFHGTILFLYCIPNPKTSWLVVKVASVFYTVVIPMLNPLIYSLRNKDVKDTFRKLVVTKLLCHSI